The Coffea arabica cultivar ET-39 chromosome 9e, Coffea Arabica ET-39 HiFi, whole genome shotgun sequence genome has a window encoding:
- the LOC140014702 gene encoding uncharacterized protein produces MGDELAYALRFDFRASNNESEYEALVAGMVIARKLGAESIEVYSDSQLIVNQVGGSYEVKEEPLRRYVAKVHELRAQFKLFTLKQVPRSQNKRADALSKLASTSVGTLNKKVLVEVVRNRAYDQVDAAVIQVVSSWMDPLVRYLANGELPSSRVEARRILLKSRGYELSNGVLYKKSYLRPWLRCVTPEE; encoded by the coding sequence ATGGGGGATGAATTGGCCTACGCCCTAAGGTTTGATTTCAGGGCCTCCAACAACGAGTCCGAATACGAGGCCCTGGTCGCGGGGATGGTGATAGCTCGAAAGTTGGGGGCCGAATCAATAGAAGTCTACAGCGATTCGCAGCTGATAGTAAATCAGGTAGGGGGAAGTTATGAAGTCAAGGAGGAGCCACTAAGAAGGTACGTCGCAAAAGTGCATGAGCTGAGAGCTCAGTTCAAATTGTTCACGCTCAAGCAGGTCCCGCGAAGCCAGAATAAGAGGGCAGACGCACTGTCCAAGCTCGCCTCCACCTCAGTGGGCACATTGAACAaaaaggtcttggtggaggtCGTCAGGAATCGGGCATATGATCAGGTAGATGCGGCCGTTATTCAAGTAGTGAGCTCCTGGATGGATCCCCTCGTGCGATACCTGGCCAATGGAGAACTCCCCTCAAGTCGGGTGGAAGCACGACGGATCCTTCTCAAGTCGCGGGGATACGAGCTCTCGAATGGGGTACTTTACAAAAAATCATACCTGCGTCCATGGTTGAGGTGCGTAACTCCGGAGGAATGA